From the genome of Impatiens glandulifera chromosome 9, dImpGla2.1, whole genome shotgun sequence, one region includes:
- the LOC124916641 gene encoding uncharacterized protein LOC124916641 — protein sequence MAFLFQKFQEAVKILAKSPTFSKDPRHLQFEADINRLFLYTSYNRLGRDAEEADAEEIIDMASKASLSDQHKQVEENIHSQVKVLCKCMDDILLPYHNYKNELVDSRANHRGLNHAVSGDSMPSHSSNEEAGLKRVEMSKRLKEMVGYSVAIKPSGIPHKEAGLGLFLDGEAEVGDVIAFYPGIVYSPVYYGYIPTANNSYLITRYDKSVINGQPWGFGGETREAWKMVRPPPLEEEENDIVEFRNPLAFGHFANHPAKDMRPNVLAFPYDFPLSEKSMRPYIPNITFRGEENVNKNGGTLSWFNSWSASNYVMGVSNCDSPPPPPTVLKSAVLVATRAIVSGEEVLLNYRLSNSEPRPSWYSPVVHEEEDDE from the exons ATGGCCTTCctctttcaaaaatttcaagaG GCAGTAAAAATCCTTGCGAAGTCTCCCACATTTTCTAAAGATCCAAGGCACCTTCAATTTGAAGCAGATATAAATAGGCTTTTTCTTTATACCAG TTACAATCGTCTGGGAAGAGATGCAGAAGAAGCAGACGCAGAGGAGATCATTGATATGGCTAGCAAAGCATCTCTTAGTGATCAACATAAGCAAGTTGAAGAAAATATTCATTCTCAAGTTAAAGTATTGTGTAAGTGTATGGATGACATTCTTCTTCCTTATCATAACTACAAGAATGAGCTTGTTGATTCGCGGGCAAATCATAGAGGTCTTAATCATGCAGTTAGTGGAGATAGCATGCCATCTCATAGTTCTAATGA GGAGGCGGGTCTGAAACGTGTTGAGATGTCAAAGAGATTAAAGGAAATGGTTGGGTACAGTGTAGCGATAAAGCCATCTGGGATTCCACACAAAGAAGCTGGCCTAGGATTGTTTCTAGATGGTGAAGCTGAGGTGGGAGATGTAATTGCGTTTTACCCTGGTATAGTTTACTCTCCAGTTTATTACGGTTATATTCCTACTGCAAACAACTCTTACCTGATTACTCGATATGATAAAAGTGTGATTAATGGCCAGCCCTGGGGCTTTGGGGGTGAAACTCGAGAGGCATGGAAAATGGTGAGGCCTCCAcctttagaagaagaagaaaatgatattGTGGAGTTCAGAAATCCCCTTGCATTTGGTCACTTTGCGAACCACCCTGCTAAAGATATGAGGCCTAACGTACTGGCTTTCCCTTATGATTTTCCATTAAGTGAGAAAAGTATGAGGCCCTATATACCAAATATAACATTCCGAGGGGAGGAGAATGTGAACAAGAATGGTGGGACTTTGAGCTGGTTTAATTCATGGTCTGCTAGCAATTATGTTATGGGTGTTTCTAATTGTgattctcctcctcctcctcccacTGTTCTTAAGAGTGCTGTTCTTGTAGCCACCAGGGCTATTGTTTCTGGAGAGGAGGTGCTCCTCAACTACAGACTCAGCAATTCAGAACCAAGGCCTTCCTGGTATTCCCCAGTAGTACAcgaggaagaagatgatgaataA